The following are from one region of the Nitrospira defluvii genome:
- a CDS encoding PilZ domain-containing protein, whose product MDQSDKLAPAQKELRQHQRRLAPPGCLLSFAPFAPTTSFNGDVEGEGVILNLSPGGCKITSDVGVKVGDAMSLILLLPGESSPTAVDLALVRWGGDACFGVEFVSMGTVEQARLRQFVAVASVGGL is encoded by the coding sequence ATGGATCAATCCGACAAGCTTGCCCCCGCTCAGAAGGAGTTGCGTCAGCATCAACGGCGTCTGGCGCCGCCTGGTTGCCTGCTCTCCTTCGCACCGTTTGCCCCGACCACCAGTTTTAATGGTGATGTGGAGGGCGAGGGCGTGATTCTTAACCTCTCGCCAGGTGGCTGCAAAATCACCAGCGACGTGGGCGTGAAGGTGGGGGATGCGATGTCGCTCATTTTGCTGTTGCCGGGAGAGTCGTCGCCTACCGCTGTGGATCTGGCGTTGGTGCGTTGGGGGGGCGATGCCTGTTTTGGTGTGGAGTTCGTGTCCATGGGAACGGTCGAACAGGCTCGCTTGCGTCAATTCGTGGCGGTCGCTTCCGTTGGGGGCTTGTAG
- the lpxL gene encoding LpxL/LpxP family Kdo(2)-lipid IV(A) lauroyl/palmitoleoyl acyltransferase — translation MSRTQTPHTRRQPRSPYHPMYWPTWVGIALFRLLSWLPYRSQLAFGRQCGRLLHGLLTKRREIVRVNLKLCFPGQTPDERNAVALHCFESMGMGVLEIAMAWWAKDPREHCEYTIKGLDHLREALQAGRGVLLCGAHLHSAELAGRFMALEQPVAIVYRPQNDIVADMIANRCRSRYYSDLIQHRDMRGILRALARNQVVWYAPDIDAGTKRSVFAPFFGVPAASLTATSRLAKVSGAAVVPCFYYRRADGSGYDIEVGQALDQFPSGEMIEDATRINRLIEDAVRRVPEQYFWQHRRFKSRPPGEPPLYRR, via the coding sequence ATGTCTAGGACACAGACCCCACATACTCGGCGCCAGCCGCGCAGTCCCTACCACCCCATGTATTGGCCCACCTGGGTCGGCATTGCTCTGTTTCGGTTGCTGTCCTGGCTTCCCTACCGGTCACAACTGGCGTTTGGACGACAGTGTGGACGGTTGTTGCATGGCCTGCTCACCAAGCGGCGGGAGATCGTGCGGGTCAACCTGAAGCTCTGTTTCCCCGGACAGACGCCGGATGAACGGAACGCGGTTGCGTTGCACTGTTTCGAGTCCATGGGAATGGGAGTGTTGGAAATCGCGATGGCCTGGTGGGCAAAGGACCCTCGGGAGCATTGCGAATATACGATCAAGGGGTTGGACCATCTTCGGGAGGCGCTCCAGGCCGGGCGAGGGGTATTGCTCTGCGGGGCACATTTACATTCGGCCGAACTGGCCGGACGATTTATGGCCCTGGAGCAACCAGTCGCCATCGTCTATCGGCCCCAAAACGATATCGTGGCGGACATGATCGCCAATCGCTGCCGGAGCCGATACTATTCAGACCTGATTCAACACCGTGATATGCGGGGCATCCTCCGCGCGTTGGCGAGAAATCAGGTGGTTTGGTACGCCCCGGACATCGACGCGGGTACCAAGCGCAGTGTCTTTGCTCCGTTCTTCGGGGTGCCGGCCGCATCATTGACTGCCACCTCCAGACTGGCCAAGGTCAGTGGCGCGGCGGTGGTTCCCTGTTTCTACTATCGACGAGCTGATGGATCCGGGTATGACATCGAAGTCGGGCAGGCCTTGGATCAGTTTCCGTCGGGAGAAATGATCGAGGATGCCACACGGATCAATCGCTTGATTGAAGATGCCGTTCGTCGGGTGCCGGAGCAATATTTCTGGCAACATCGCCGCTTCAAGAGTCGTCCTCCCGGTGAGCCGCCGCTCTACAGGCGGTAG
- a CDS encoding PilZ domain-containing protein: protein MSGTTGQEQFSVDLRQHPRLRVPAPFVCSLSRLGLAKWLGRGGDGIGVVFDVSMRGAKVMSEAGIQRGDRLSVSLSLPNQVSPMTVEEATVRWEREQVYGLEFVNLSSVAEMRLRKFITLATKPTS, encoded by the coding sequence ATGAGTGGCACTACGGGGCAGGAACAGTTTTCCGTCGACTTGCGTCAGCATCCCAGGTTACGCGTGCCGGCACCATTCGTCTGCTCGTTGTCGCGCTTGGGCTTGGCCAAATGGCTCGGTCGCGGCGGCGATGGCATCGGTGTCGTGTTTGACGTGTCGATGAGGGGGGCCAAAGTCATGAGCGAAGCGGGGATTCAGCGGGGTGATAGGCTGTCGGTCAGTCTTTCCCTGCCGAATCAGGTGTCGCCGATGACGGTTGAGGAAGCCACAGTGCGATGGGAGCGGGAGCAGGTGTACGGATTGGAGTTTGTCAATCTGTCGTCGGTGGCTGAAATGCGGCTGCGGAAGTTTATCACGCTCGCGACGAAGCCCACCTCCTAG
- a CDS encoding cysteine rich repeat-containing protein has protein sequence MRIECAKQGICRLVGLLGGVVLGISGASGVAWSAGDAATPSGQDAPAVSSAPSDANGAGAEERRRGGRPGRKACAEDVTRLCANVKPGEGRIAQCLKAHTQDLSPTCAETVQQRSKRRP, from the coding sequence ATGCGAATCGAATGCGCGAAACAGGGAATATGCAGGTTGGTGGGGCTCTTGGGTGGCGTCGTGCTTGGGATATCGGGAGCAAGCGGTGTCGCCTGGTCGGCCGGCGATGCGGCTACTCCGTCTGGGCAGGATGCACCGGCGGTATCCTCCGCGCCATCCGATGCAAACGGGGCGGGAGCTGAAGAACGGAGGCGGGGTGGTCGTCCGGGGAGGAAAGCCTGCGCCGAGGATGTCACGCGACTGTGTGCGAACGTCAAACCGGGGGAGGGCAGAATAGCCCAGTGCTTGAAGGCGCATACGCAGGACCTCTCCCCCACGTGCGCAGAAACCGTGCAACAACGAAGCAAGCGCCGGCCGTAA
- a CDS encoding acyl-CoA desaturase, with protein MQQASPNSVPAHIVHRVHHKFWTYLLFWSVVAGSVIAVPGYGLLYGYSWLDWTMFAVLYVVTGLGITVGYHRLLTHRSFECPDWVKACLLIAGGWALQNSGAKWTADHLRHHAHCDDPQDPYNAKRGFWYSHCGWLLDPIPCNDERFGSRVMQDQVAMWQHRNYATIVLIGLALPFVVGFLHNGWQGGIGGFMLAGVGRTFAVLNSTFCINSVCHIWGDQPYGTADSSRNSWLVSLLTFGEGYHNYHHTYPSDYRNGPLWYNFDPSKWLIFTLSKLGLASSLRTASSNT; from the coding sequence ATGCAACAAGCCTCCCCGAACTCCGTTCCAGCCCACATCGTCCACCGGGTTCATCATAAATTCTGGACCTACCTGCTCTTCTGGTCGGTCGTGGCTGGTTCCGTCATTGCCGTCCCCGGTTATGGACTGCTGTACGGCTATTCGTGGTTGGATTGGACCATGTTCGCCGTTCTCTATGTGGTCACCGGGCTAGGGATCACGGTCGGGTACCACCGGCTGTTGACTCATCGTAGTTTCGAATGTCCAGACTGGGTCAAAGCCTGTCTCTTGATCGCCGGTGGATGGGCCCTGCAGAATTCCGGCGCAAAATGGACCGCCGACCACTTACGCCATCACGCGCATTGCGACGACCCGCAAGATCCCTACAACGCCAAACGGGGATTCTGGTATAGCCACTGCGGATGGTTGCTGGACCCTATTCCCTGCAATGACGAGCGATTCGGCTCTCGCGTGATGCAGGACCAGGTCGCCATGTGGCAACACCGGAACTACGCAACCATCGTCCTGATCGGCCTGGCACTGCCCTTTGTCGTCGGTTTTCTTCATAACGGCTGGCAGGGAGGCATCGGCGGATTCATGTTGGCAGGGGTCGGACGTACCTTTGCCGTGCTGAACTCCACATTCTGCATCAATTCCGTCTGTCACATTTGGGGCGATCAGCCGTATGGGACAGCCGATTCAAGCCGCAACTCCTGGCTCGTCTCCCTGCTCACGTTCGGCGAGGGCTATCACAACTATCACCACACGTACCCGAGCGATTATCGCAACGGTCCGCTCTGGTACAACTTCGATCCGTCGAAGTGGCTTATCTTCACCCTGTCGAAGCTGGGACTTGCCTCGTCACTCCGGACGGCCTCCTCGAACACGTGA
- a CDS encoding RNA recognition motif domain-containing protein has translation MGTKLYVGGLPYAATESQLNDLFSAHGTVESARVITDKFTGQSRGFGFVEMSTEDEAKAAITALNGSDMGGRQLTVNEAKPQESRSGGGGGRFGGGDRGGRSRF, from the coding sequence ATGGGTACTAAATTGTATGTCGGCGGACTGCCGTATGCTGCCACTGAATCGCAACTGAACGACTTGTTTTCGGCTCACGGCACCGTCGAATCGGCGCGCGTAATCACGGACAAGTTTACCGGACAATCACGCGGCTTCGGCTTCGTGGAAATGTCGACCGAGGACGAGGCGAAGGCAGCCATCACGGCCTTGAACGGTTCGGACATGGGCGGACGCCAACTTACCGTCAATGAAGCGAAACCGCAGGAGTCCCGTTCTGGTGGCGGCGGTGGACGTTTCGGCGGCGGTGACCGAGGCGGACGGTCCCGCTTCTAG
- the arfB gene encoding alternative ribosome rescue aminoacyl-tRNA hydrolase ArfB encodes MFFISAHVTIPDDDIELTAVRAQGAGGQHVNKVSSAIHLRFDIRGSSLPPAYKERLLALRDHRISREGVIIIKAQDSRSQERNRELALDRLREMIRHVTISRPSRRQTKPPQGAKKRRVEEKTQRGRLKALRGRPDHE; translated from the coding sequence ATGTTCTTTATTTCGGCTCACGTGACGATTCCGGACGACGACATCGAACTGACGGCTGTGCGCGCGCAAGGCGCGGGCGGACAACATGTCAATAAGGTCTCGTCCGCGATCCATCTTCGTTTCGATATCCGGGGCTCATCCCTTCCTCCTGCCTACAAGGAGCGTCTGCTGGCGTTGCGCGACCATCGTATTTCCCGCGAGGGCGTCATCATCATTAAGGCGCAGGACTCACGAAGTCAGGAGCGCAATCGCGAGCTGGCTTTGGACCGTCTGCGAGAGATGATCCGGCACGTAACAATTTCACGCCCGTCGCGGCGTCAGACCAAACCGCCGCAAGGGGCCAAGAAGCGACGTGTGGAGGAAAAGACACAACGGGGGCGGCTGAAAGCATTGCGTGGAAGGCCCGACCATGAGTGA
- a CDS encoding sensor histidine kinase translates to MVSQADAPPHRSRWTGRILPILLVLCFLIATALGLYALSFLRSMLVMERGQELARNAAAVADTLDRILFERFGDIQLFANDGILRNGARDEQHRRLLHYKQLYWYYSWLGVADAEGHVIAATDSLAPASITALPPDALEFVRRTGTIYVDKVPSTAGPARQNAVGFMAPLYGPQGTFRGAVASYVPIENLKTIFDQEGRLRYGRDIYDWLLLTRDGVILSEKHLLNGTAGEPLKLDIPSVGKAAANRDQPGFVEETHHRRGDSVVTGYASTRGYHNFAGLDWIVLFRQTHEQVYAPVDRLLWTVGGVGLLVILPLTGFGIWVSWQLGRERNRLLLTQHTLEKSVTELGRSNADLQQFAYVASHDLQEPLRMVSSYTQLIAKRYRGKLDADADEFIGYAVDGATRMQKLIQDLLTYSRLSTMAREFEPAPMGAVLNCALDNMVNAVKESHAVITHDRLPTVRGDAQQLAHVFQNLLSNAIKFSGNAPPRIHISARREGEEWRFSVQDEGIGIDPQYAGRIFVIFQRLHTRAEYPGTGIGLAICKKIIERHGGHIWVESELGKGATFWFSIPDPAQAPSAVHHTREAALSE, encoded by the coding sequence ATGGTATCGCAGGCAGACGCCCCCCCACATCGCAGCAGATGGACCGGCAGGATCCTCCCGATACTGCTCGTGCTCTGCTTCCTCATCGCCACCGCGTTGGGGCTGTATGCCTTATCCTTCCTTCGCTCCATGCTGGTCATGGAGCGAGGCCAGGAGCTCGCGAGAAACGCGGCTGCCGTCGCGGATACGCTCGATCGTATCCTCTTCGAACGGTTCGGTGATATTCAATTGTTTGCGAACGACGGCATCCTCCGGAACGGCGCCCGGGATGAACAGCACCGCAGGCTTCTCCACTACAAGCAGCTGTACTGGTACTACTCCTGGTTGGGTGTGGCCGATGCCGAGGGCCATGTCATTGCCGCGACAGATTCGCTTGCCCCGGCCAGCATCACCGCACTCCCTCCCGACGCGCTTGAGTTCGTACGTCGGACAGGAACCATATACGTGGATAAGGTCCCCTCGACTGCGGGCCCGGCGCGGCAGAATGCCGTTGGATTCATGGCCCCACTCTATGGACCTCAAGGAACGTTTCGTGGAGCCGTGGCGTCGTACGTCCCGATTGAGAATCTCAAGACCATCTTCGACCAGGAAGGGAGGCTGCGATACGGCCGGGATATCTATGACTGGCTCCTGCTCACCCGTGACGGCGTCATCCTCAGTGAAAAACACCTTCTGAACGGCACTGCGGGGGAACCCCTGAAACTGGACATCCCCTCCGTGGGCAAAGCGGCTGCCAACCGCGATCAACCGGGCTTTGTCGAGGAGACGCATCACCGCCGAGGGGATTCCGTCGTCACCGGCTACGCCTCAACCAGGGGGTATCACAATTTTGCCGGGCTCGACTGGATCGTACTGTTCCGCCAAACCCACGAACAGGTCTATGCGCCGGTCGACCGACTCCTCTGGACAGTGGGCGGAGTGGGCCTCCTGGTGATCCTGCCGTTGACGGGATTCGGTATCTGGGTCTCGTGGCAACTGGGACGGGAACGTAACAGGTTGCTCCTCACGCAGCACACCTTGGAAAAGTCCGTGACGGAACTGGGGCGATCCAATGCCGATCTCCAACAATTTGCGTATGTCGCCTCGCACGATCTCCAAGAGCCGCTCCGCATGGTCAGCAGCTACACCCAACTCATCGCAAAACGGTACCGAGGAAAACTCGACGCGGATGCGGATGAATTCATCGGATACGCCGTCGACGGGGCGACCCGCATGCAAAAGCTCATTCAGGATCTCCTGACCTATTCCCGTCTCAGCACGATGGCACGGGAGTTCGAACCGGCCCCGATGGGGGCGGTGCTGAACTGTGCCCTGGACAACATGGTAAACGCCGTGAAGGAAAGCCACGCCGTGATCACCCACGACCGGCTGCCGACGGTACGGGGCGACGCCCAGCAGTTGGCGCACGTCTTCCAGAACCTGCTGAGCAATGCCATTAAGTTCAGCGGGAACGCACCCCCCCGCATTCACATCTCCGCCCGGCGGGAGGGGGAGGAGTGGCGGTTTTCGGTACAAGATGAGGGAATCGGTATCGACCCCCAATACGCGGGCCGCATCTTCGTCATTTTCCAAAGGCTTCACACCAGAGCGGAGTATCCGGGCACGGGAATCGGCCTAGCGATCTGCAAAAAGATCATCGAACGCCACGGCGGACACATCTGGGTGGAGTCAGAACTCGGGAAAGGCGCCACTTTCTGGTTCAGCATTCCCGACCCTGCGCAGGCCCCATCAGCCGTTCACCACACACGCGAAGCCGCATTGTCCGAGTGA
- a CDS encoding response regulator, producing MAIPNLVKPIEILLVEDNPGDVRLTIEALKEAKVINHLTVLKDGVEALAFLRRQAPYSAAPHPHLILLDLNLPRMDGREVLAAIKADDSLKHIPVVILTTSQDEQDVLKSYNLHANCYISKPVDLDQFVRVVRSIEDFWLGIVVLPASQPGGT from the coding sequence ATGGCCATCCCTAATCTGGTGAAGCCGATCGAAATTCTCCTGGTGGAGGACAACCCGGGGGACGTACGCTTGACCATTGAGGCGCTGAAGGAAGCGAAGGTCATCAATCATCTCACCGTGCTCAAGGATGGCGTTGAAGCGCTCGCGTTTCTCCGCCGCCAGGCGCCGTACTCAGCGGCGCCACACCCCCACCTCATTCTTCTCGACTTGAACCTTCCCAGAATGGACGGCCGCGAAGTCCTAGCCGCCATCAAAGCCGACGACAGCCTGAAGCACATCCCGGTCGTCATACTGACGACCTCACAAGACGAACAGGACGTGCTAAAAAGTTATAACCTTCACGCCAATTGCTACATCTCAAAGCCGGTGGACCTGGATCAATTCGTCCGGGTCGTGCGATCGATCGAAGACTTCTGGCTGGGCATCGTGGTGTTACCGGCCTCGCAACCTGGAGGAACATGA
- a CDS encoding PAS domain S-box protein, giving the protein MTSGPMHVLLIEDNPGDVRLLRELLGKTRAGAFVLTQVDRLAAGIRHLDECAIDVILLDLSLPDSQGIETLLKTHAAAQGVPIVVMTGTEDEELGLRLIQAGAQDYLVKGQTTASLLARTLKYAVGRKRLEETLREQTRFLQSVLNSMADGVVMADETGAFRIWNPAAERILGSRPAGRKIGQWSEHFAIFLPDKVTPYPPEDVPLAKAIRGESVSNALIFFRPSADADGLWLDVSAQPLCDENGQARGGVVVFRDITASKRTDEALRDSEERFRAIMDNSPALIFIKDLEGRYLQANRQFETVARLSHHGLVGKTDEQVFPPNQAHAYRANDRQVLEADAPMWFEESALHDDGLHTSIVVKFPLRNAQGQCYALCGIATDITDRKRAEETRQRLAKDRLLLLESTGEGIYGIDKAGLCTFINSAAARMLGYVPDELLGKDMHTCIHSRYPDGAVYPRERCYIHDTLNSGTGCKIDHEVYWRKDGTAFQVEYSSFPVIEQQQITGAVVVFLDITERKRAEQQLTLSHDQLRNLSARLELVREEERIRIAREIHDELGQELTGMKLELSSLSDHLQTSGPTQRQKLHSISMLVDAAIQSVQRIATELRPVVLDQLGLIPAIEWQTHEFQTRTGIQCTLDIYLRAVALSHAGSNAMFRIFQEILTNVARHSQATAVAITLQEQAGNLVLEVRDNGRGVTESELSNPHSLGLVGMRERALLLGGETILTGTPQGGTTVKVRIPLSPSQPA; this is encoded by the coding sequence ATGACCAGTGGTCCGATGCATGTGCTGCTGATCGAGGACAATCCGGGCGACGTTCGCCTGTTGCGTGAATTGCTGGGGAAGACCCGAGCCGGAGCATTTGTCCTCACCCAGGTCGATCGTTTGGCTGCCGGCATTCGGCATCTGGACGAGTGCGCCATCGACGTCATTCTCCTGGATCTTTCCCTGCCCGACAGTCAAGGCATCGAGACACTGCTCAAGACACATGCGGCAGCGCAGGGGGTTCCTATTGTGGTCATGACCGGAACGGAGGACGAGGAATTGGGGCTCCGACTCATTCAAGCCGGAGCCCAAGATTATCTCGTCAAGGGCCAGACGACCGCCTCCCTGCTGGCTCGTACACTGAAATATGCCGTCGGCCGCAAGCGGCTGGAAGAAACCCTGCGCGAACAAACGCGGTTTCTCCAATCCGTCCTGAACAGCATGGCCGACGGGGTGGTGATGGCGGATGAAACGGGAGCCTTTCGAATCTGGAATCCTGCCGCCGAACGGATTCTTGGAAGTAGGCCGGCTGGCCGGAAAATCGGGCAGTGGTCCGAGCACTTTGCCATCTTTCTGCCGGACAAAGTCACGCCGTACCCGCCGGAGGACGTCCCTCTGGCTAAGGCGATCCGCGGCGAATCAGTAAGCAATGCCCTGATCTTTTTCCGACCGTCGGCCGACGCCGATGGGCTCTGGCTTGACGTTTCCGCCCAGCCACTATGCGACGAGAATGGACAGGCGAGGGGCGGAGTCGTGGTCTTTCGCGATATCACCGCCAGCAAACGCACCGATGAAGCATTGCGGGACAGCGAAGAACGCTTTCGCGCCATCATGGACAACAGCCCTGCTCTGATCTTCATCAAGGATCTCGAGGGACGATACCTGCAGGCCAACCGCCAATTTGAAACCGTCGCCCGGTTGTCGCACCACGGTCTGGTCGGGAAAACGGATGAGCAGGTCTTCCCTCCCAATCAAGCTCACGCCTACCGAGCGAATGATCGCCAAGTCCTCGAGGCCGACGCCCCGATGTGGTTCGAGGAGTCGGCGCTTCATGATGACGGGCTCCATACCAGCATCGTCGTCAAGTTTCCCCTGCGCAATGCGCAGGGCCAGTGCTACGCGCTGTGCGGAATCGCCACCGACATCACTGATCGGAAGCGCGCGGAGGAAACGCGACAACGACTCGCCAAAGACCGCCTGCTCCTGCTCGAATCGACCGGAGAAGGTATTTATGGCATCGACAAGGCCGGCCTCTGTACGTTCATTAACTCAGCAGCGGCGCGCATGCTGGGTTATGTGCCGGATGAACTCCTCGGGAAAGACATGCATACATGCATCCATTCCCGCTATCCGGATGGGGCCGTGTATCCCCGTGAACGCTGCTACATCCACGACACGCTCAACAGCGGTACCGGGTGCAAGATCGACCACGAAGTCTACTGGCGGAAAGACGGGACCGCTTTTCAAGTTGAATACTCGTCCTTTCCGGTTATCGAGCAGCAACAAATTACCGGAGCGGTCGTGGTGTTCCTTGATATTACCGAGCGCAAACGGGCAGAACAACAATTGACCCTCTCGCATGACCAGCTGCGAAATCTCTCCGCCCGCCTCGAACTTGTTCGCGAGGAAGAACGCATCCGGATCGCGCGTGAGATCCATGACGAACTGGGACAGGAACTGACCGGCATGAAGCTGGAACTCTCCTCACTCAGCGACCATCTCCAGACGTCCGGGCCGACGCAACGACAGAAACTGCATTCGATCTCCATGCTCGTGGACGCCGCAATCCAATCAGTGCAACGCATCGCCACCGAATTGCGCCCCGTGGTGTTGGATCAACTCGGGCTTATCCCCGCCATCGAATGGCAAACTCATGAATTCCAGACGCGGACGGGTATTCAATGCACGCTGGATATCTACCTAAGAGCCGTGGCATTGTCCCATGCCGGCTCCAATGCGATGTTCAGAATCTTTCAGGAAATTCTGACCAACGTGGCCCGACATTCACAGGCGACGGCCGTCGCCATCACCCTTCAGGAACAGGCCGGCAACCTGGTCTTGGAGGTTCGCGACAACGGTCGGGGAGTGACCGAGTCTGAACTGTCCAATCCGCACTCACTCGGGTTGGTCGGGATGCGGGAACGGGCGCTACTCTTAGGCGGTGAGACCATCCTGACGGGCACTCCGCAGGGAGGCACGACGGTGAAGGTCCGGATTCCACTCAGCCCATCGCAACCGGCATGA
- a CDS encoding response regulator: MTHILVVDDHAVVRQGVRQILSEQFQDAVIGEAASAQEMMEQMRRHNWDVVVLDVGMPGKSGLDALKDLKQASPKLPVLVLSAYPEDQLARRMLKAGAAGYLNKDSAPNELVRALRKILGGGKFVSAAVAELLASNLDDHCEKPLHEQLSDREYQVMCLIAVGKSLKEIADDLCVGVSTINTYRARILEKMQLRNNTELTHYAIENRLVNRLVS; the protein is encoded by the coding sequence GTGACACACATTCTCGTCGTCGACGATCACGCAGTCGTGCGGCAGGGCGTCCGGCAGATCCTCAGCGAACAGTTTCAGGACGCGGTCATCGGCGAAGCGGCCAGTGCACAGGAGATGATGGAGCAGATGCGCAGGCACAACTGGGATGTCGTCGTCCTTGATGTGGGGATGCCGGGAAAGAGCGGGCTCGATGCGCTCAAGGATCTCAAGCAAGCCTCTCCCAAGCTCCCGGTCCTCGTGCTCAGCGCCTATCCGGAGGATCAGCTCGCGCGACGCATGTTGAAGGCGGGGGCCGCCGGTTACCTGAACAAGGACAGTGCTCCGAACGAGCTCGTACGTGCGTTGCGGAAGATTCTGGGCGGCGGCAAATTCGTCAGCGCCGCAGTCGCGGAACTCTTGGCGTCAAATTTGGACGACCATTGCGAAAAGCCGCTTCATGAGCAATTGTCCGACCGGGAATACCAAGTCATGTGCTTAATCGCAGTCGGAAAAAGCTTGAAAGAGATCGCTGACGATCTGTGCGTCGGCGTCAGCACCATCAACACCTATCGAGCACGTATTCTTGAAAAAATGCAGCTCCGCAACAATACCGAACTGACCCACTATGCGATCGAGAATCGTCTCGTGAACCGGCTCGTCTCCTAA
- a CDS encoding response regulator transcription factor, which yields MPEPDACPAGPTIAIVSRNQLTRLGLQSFLAQHRQLRLIGQAASAKEAEPLVTRAKPQILILEPDTTFETGDCVRAVRAILPTIRIILLCSARDRDCTVANRSPVVDSVVLTNQPLTALFAAIHALLPRHRPEHWDGPPQSDAPLQRARPAGLSDSSAVLPNATEGLTKRESDVLALLGEGLTNKDIARRLFICPTTVRHHLSHIFSKFDVNSRQQLLLRAQQHGLLQLDGNG from the coding sequence ATGCCCGAACCGGACGCATGCCCGGCAGGCCCAACCATTGCGATCGTGAGCAGGAATCAGCTGACGCGTCTCGGTTTGCAATCCTTTCTCGCCCAACACCGTCAGCTCCGGCTCATTGGTCAAGCTGCCAGTGCAAAGGAAGCAGAGCCCCTGGTCACGCGAGCCAAACCACAAATCTTGATCCTCGAACCGGACACGACCTTTGAGACCGGGGACTGTGTTCGCGCAGTGCGTGCGATTCTTCCGACCATCCGGATCATCCTGCTCTGTAGTGCAAGAGACAGGGACTGCACAGTGGCCAACCGATCACCGGTGGTGGACAGCGTCGTACTGACGAATCAACCACTGACAGCCCTGTTTGCCGCTATCCATGCGCTTCTGCCACGTCACCGGCCGGAGCACTGGGATGGCCCCCCTCAGAGTGACGCACCACTGCAGCGAGCCAGGCCGGCCGGACTCTCCGACAGCAGCGCAGTCCTGCCGAACGCGACGGAGGGCCTGACCAAACGTGAGTCGGACGTGCTGGCGCTACTCGGAGAGGGCCTGACCAATAAGGATATTGCCCGCCGACTCTTCATTTGCCCGACAACCGTGCGCCATCACCTCAGCCACATATTCAGTAAGTTTGATGTGAATAGTCGGCAACAACTTCTCCTTCGGGCACAGCAGCATGGACTCCTGCAACTTGACGGCAACGGGTAA
- a CDS encoding MlaC/ttg2D family ABC transporter substrate-binding protein, whose protein sequence is MPAPGWAAQTPTATVQATINDVLYLLTELKETSRAGQRQWEIEQVVRRAFHYQDMAERALGEAGAQATAADRRQFIRLFVQVLRDDLTDRLRDYSAAQVVYLAEREEADGVQVLIAPAGPAIDTRMAFHLIAQNGSWLVDDVSIDGTSIVASYHLQFSRILREGSFLDLMEYLKLKAPVA, encoded by the coding sequence GTGCCGGCACCGGGATGGGCAGCGCAGACGCCCACCGCAACCGTGCAAGCTACCATCAATGATGTGCTCTATCTCCTGACCGAGTTGAAAGAGACCAGTCGGGCGGGGCAACGTCAGTGGGAAATCGAACAGGTTGTCCGGCGTGCGTTTCATTATCAGGATATGGCCGAACGTGCGTTGGGTGAAGCAGGAGCGCAAGCGACCGCCGCCGACCGTCGGCAGTTCATTCGGCTCTTTGTGCAGGTATTGCGCGATGATCTGACGGATCGGTTACGAGACTATTCTGCCGCGCAGGTCGTGTACCTTGCCGAGCGGGAAGAGGCCGACGGTGTGCAGGTGCTGATCGCTCCGGCGGGCCCGGCGATTGATACCAGAATGGCGTTTCACCTGATCGCGCAAAACGGAAGCTGGCTCGTCGACGACGTCAGCATCGACGGCACCAGCATCGTGGCGAGTTATCACCTGCAATTTTCCCGTATTCTCCGTGAGGGTTCGTTCTTGGATCTTATGGAATACCTCAAGCTGAAGGCACCCGTCGCCTAG